The proteins below are encoded in one region of Candidatus Cloacimonadota bacterium:
- the truA gene encoding tRNA pseudouridine(38-40) synthase TruA — MARYLMRLMYDGAGFRGWQVQCAGRSIQGDLISAFHQIGVRHPGVTGAGRTDAGVHALAHFAHFDYPGTMSPRQLLLALNNKLGEDLLITGIWPVADDFHARYQAMARSYAYLLARVQTPLNRLHTGFMPRRNIGRETLSRLAEVLLGPHDFSSLSRDNPLVPNHVCDIQQLRVSEERGIIRFDIRADRFLHNMVRRIVGTLVNLDHAGLGSAALQAILDEANPRQKLVTTAPAQGLYLTGVRYPNLPLDESAPAEDLLYFLR; from the coding sequence ATGGCCCGCTATCTGATGCGCTTGATGTATGACGGAGCTGGCTTCCGCGGCTGGCAGGTGCAGTGCGCCGGACGCAGCATCCAGGGTGATCTCATCTCCGCCTTTCACCAGATCGGGGTGCGCCATCCCGGAGTCACCGGGGCCGGGCGCACCGATGCCGGAGTGCACGCTTTGGCGCACTTCGCCCATTTCGATTATCCCGGCACCATGAGTCCACGCCAACTTCTGCTGGCTCTGAACAACAAACTGGGCGAGGACCTATTGATCACAGGCATCTGGCCGGTGGCGGACGATTTTCACGCCCGCTATCAGGCCATGGCCCGCAGCTATGCCTATCTGCTGGCCCGGGTGCAAACCCCGCTGAACCGCCTGCACACAGGTTTCATGCCCCGCCGCAACATCGGGAGGGAAACTTTGTCCCGGCTGGCCGAAGTGCTGCTGGGCCCCCACGACTTTTCCTCCCTCAGCCGCGATAACCCCTTGGTGCCCAATCATGTCTGCGATATCCAGCAGCTTCGCGTCTCCGAAGAACGGGGCATCATCCGCTTCGATATCAGGGCGGACAGGTTTTTACACAACATGGTGCGCCGCATCGTGGGCACCCTGGTCAACCTGGACCACGCCGGCCTGGGCTCCGCCGCGCTGCAGGCCATCCTGGACGAGGCCAACCCGCGCCAAAAGCTGGTTACCACCGCTCCCGCCCAGGGTTTGTACCTCACTGGGGTGCGCTATCCGAATTTGCCGCTTGACGAATCCGCCCCTGCTGAGGATTTGCTCTATTTCTTGAGGTGA